A stretch of Treponema vincentii F0403 DNA encodes these proteins:
- a CDS encoding helicase-related protein, whose amino-acid sequence MKYTQLPVYEQKARILESLERHQVIVVESPTGSGKTTQLPVILHEAGYTQTGIIGVTQPRRIAALSVSEFIANQLRVPLGELVGYKMRFEDHTSPDTKIKIMTDGILLQELKLDPWLSKYSVIMVDEAHERSLNIDFILGLLKRILQERQDFKVIISSATINTDMFSMYFNECPVIKIDAMTYPVTLIFDPPALTASTETLAAETALLDKIAVIVGRILSEGRPGAILVFLPGERAIKDCIERLSHEPWFRKLYPLPLYGRLSKEEQERVFKSPPFGKKKIVIATNIAETSITINDIAAVIDSGLSKLNFYNPFTYTSSLDEAPVSKASCNQRRGRAGRTQEGVCYRLYTRKDFETRVMYTTEEIYRTDLSEVVMRMAELGIYDFANFDFISPPGKKGIIGAVDTLNMLGALESDNSLSKIGQMMCLFPLSPRQSRMIVEAVLYYPESIEDVLIAAGFLSARSPFLFPDGQELEARKAHAAFRDPLGDFVSFLKVYRQYMQAENQKRFCERSYLDERIMAEIANIKEQLELIVSDMGVPILSGGKPSDYLTAVARGMIQFVCAAQGRDVYRSLTTEKISIHPGSCMYKERPSYIVAGEIVHTSRMYAMSVSPLSKDIVALVAPALLGKKAGQEARAKAGKGEGSAASAGEKGAGSSEKRQGGASGKVSGSAGNAAALGAAAAAEKQPQTVSICGTPYIVQKIKGKKQLLLPWEQFSRTVEQLRAERQRKRTDEPDTNTQENMPDSGGIMYDGRLEQLKNLRAKITIGSYELLAGEKFGLVLSIAEAFPLQPLESDTPFPRTKNFTLPEDTAALLDQLPLIFRTVTAKQKSKQLGFITLFNDGNGTFWLKTSRGFHTALHENLASLQQLIDSAGAELSEAQTAAVNSLYSKIAKLI is encoded by the coding sequence ATGAAGTATACACAGCTGCCTGTTTATGAACAAAAGGCACGTATTTTAGAGAGTTTGGAACGACATCAGGTGATTGTTGTCGAAAGCCCGACCGGTTCGGGAAAGACCACCCAGCTGCCGGTTATTTTACATGAAGCGGGCTATACGCAGACCGGCATAATCGGCGTTACCCAGCCGCGGCGCATTGCAGCGCTTTCGGTGAGCGAGTTTATTGCGAATCAGCTGCGGGTGCCGCTCGGCGAGCTGGTCGGGTACAAGATGCGGTTTGAAGATCATACCTCGCCGGATACCAAGATAAAGATTATGACCGACGGTATCCTGCTGCAGGAACTCAAACTTGACCCGTGGCTCAGTAAATATTCCGTTATAATGGTAGATGAAGCGCATGAGCGGAGTTTAAATATCGATTTTATCCTCGGTCTCCTCAAGCGGATTTTGCAGGAGCGGCAGGACTTTAAGGTGATTATTTCGTCTGCGACGATTAACACCGATATGTTTTCGATGTATTTTAACGAATGTCCGGTGATTAAAATCGATGCGATGACCTATCCGGTTACGCTCATCTTTGACCCGCCTGCGCTTACCGCCTCTACGGAAACCCTTGCGGCGGAAACGGCGCTGCTCGATAAAATCGCCGTGATTGTCGGGCGGATTTTGAGCGAGGGACGCCCCGGAGCAATCCTCGTGTTTCTCCCCGGTGAGCGGGCAATTAAGGACTGTATCGAGCGGCTTTCGCACGAGCCGTGGTTCCGTAAGCTCTATCCGCTGCCGCTGTACGGCCGCTTGAGCAAGGAAGAACAGGAGCGGGTATTCAAGTCCCCGCCGTTCGGCAAAAAGAAAATCGTCATTGCGACGAATATCGCAGAAACGTCCATCACCATCAACGACATTGCCGCCGTTATCGATTCGGGCCTCTCGAAGCTCAATTTTTACAACCCCTTTACCTACACGTCCAGCCTTGACGAAGCGCCCGTGTCCAAAGCATCGTGCAATCAGCGGCGGGGACGTGCAGGGCGGACGCAGGAGGGTGTATGCTACCGTCTCTATACCCGCAAGGATTTTGAAACCCGCGTGATGTACACCACGGAAGAAATCTACCGCACCGACCTGTCGGAAGTTGTTATGCGGATGGCGGAACTCGGTATCTACGACTTTGCAAACTTCGATTTTATCTCCCCACCCGGCAAAAAAGGTATCATCGGCGCGGTGGATACGCTCAATATGCTCGGGGCGCTTGAAAGCGATAACAGCCTCAGCAAGATCGGGCAGATGATGTGTCTGTTCCCGCTCAGCCCGCGCCAGTCCCGCATGATTGTGGAAGCGGTGCTGTATTATCCTGAATCGATTGAAGATGTGCTGATTGCCGCGGGCTTTTTGTCGGCACGCAGCCCATTCCTCTTCCCCGATGGGCAGGAACTTGAAGCGCGGAAAGCCCATGCGGCATTCCGCGATCCGCTCGGCGACTTTGTGTCGTTCCTTAAAGTGTACCGGCAGTACATGCAGGCTGAAAACCAAAAGCGTTTTTGCGAACGCTCCTACCTCGACGAGCGGATTATGGCGGAAATCGCCAATATCAAGGAACAGCTGGAACTGATTGTCTCCGATATGGGCGTGCCGATTCTCTCCGGCGGTAAACCGTCTGATTATCTAACGGCAGTTGCCCGCGGTATGATTCAGTTTGTGTGTGCGGCGCAGGGGCGGGATGTGTACCGCAGCCTTACCACTGAAAAGATTTCCATCCATCCGGGTTCTTGCATGTATAAAGAGCGGCCTTCCTACATCGTTGCAGGAGAAATCGTACACACCTCGCGGATGTACGCTATGTCGGTCTCTCCGCTTTCCAAAGACATTGTCGCGCTCGTAGCCCCTGCCCTCCTCGGCAAAAAAGCCGGACAGGAAGCGCGGGCAAAGGCCGGCAAAGGCGAAGGATCGGCCGCAAGTGCAGGCGAGAAAGGAGCCGGTTCATCGGAAAAACGGCAGGGCGGTGCATCCGGCAAAGTATCCGGCAGCGCAGGGAATGCCGCGGCACTGGGTGCCGCAGCTGCAGCAGAAAAACAGCCGCAGACGGTATCCATTTGCGGCACACCGTATATCGTACAAAAGATTAAAGGCAAAAAGCAGCTTCTGCTGCCGTGGGAGCAGTTCAGCCGCACGGTTGAGCAGCTGCGGGCAGAGCGGCAGCGAAAAAGAACGGATGAGCCGGACACAAACACACAAGAGAATATGCCGGACAGCGGCGGTATTATGTATGACGGCCGGTTGGAGCAGCTGAAAAACCTGCGGGCAAAGATTACCATCGGCAGCTATGAGCTGCTCGCCGGAGAAAAATTCGGCTTGGTGTTAAGCATTGCCGAAGCCTTTCCGTTGCAGCCGCTGGAATCGGACACGCCGTTCCCGCGTACCAAGAATTTTACGCTGCCTGAGGATACTGCAGCCCTGTTGGATCAGCTGCCGCTCATCTTCCGGACGGTAACGGCAAAACAGAAAAGCAAGCAGCTCGGTTTTATCACCCTGTTCAACGACGGGAACGGGACGTTTTGGCTTAAAACGTCCCGCGGCTTTCATACGGCACTGCACGAAAACCTCGCCTCCCTGCAGCAGCTCATCGACAGCGCGGGTGCAGAACTGAGTGAAGCGCAAACCGCCGCGGTCAACAGCCTCTACAGCAAAATCGCCAAGCTGATTTAA
- the pta gene encoding phosphate acetyltransferase → MRFVQIMKDKAKEYHNRLVLPEATEARTLRAARILVDQQIPAELFLIGKKAEVEDACKKVGVATDGFTIIDPEHSEWTEGFATALYEKRKAKGMTPEEAKKEMHDPLRFGAMMLAQDKADAMVAGAENTTANVLRAGLTIVGVKKGVKTASSCFIVDTKSTEWGTNGVLIFSDSAVIPNPTAEQLADIATAAAESYRAFIGHEPVVALLSYSTKGSGGDKDESILKVREAVKLLDERKVNFCYDGELQLDAALIPEVTDRKAPGSPIRDKVNTLIFPDLNAGNIGYKLVQRFAKADAYGPFMQGFAKPLSDLSRGCSVEDIVVTAVVTLVQADKNK, encoded by the coding sequence ATGCGGTTTGTTCAAATAATGAAAGACAAAGCGAAAGAATATCACAATCGCTTGGTCTTGCCTGAGGCGACGGAAGCGCGAACTCTTCGTGCGGCTCGTATACTTGTCGATCAACAAATTCCCGCCGAGCTGTTTTTAATCGGAAAGAAAGCTGAGGTTGAAGATGCCTGTAAAAAAGTAGGCGTTGCGACCGATGGTTTCACCATTATCGATCCGGAGCATTCCGAATGGACGGAAGGTTTTGCTACAGCTTTATATGAAAAACGGAAGGCTAAGGGAATGACGCCTGAGGAAGCAAAAAAGGAGATGCATGATCCTTTACGGTTCGGCGCAATGATGTTAGCTCAAGACAAAGCCGATGCTATGGTTGCAGGTGCAGAAAATACGACTGCAAACGTATTGCGTGCAGGACTTACTATTGTAGGGGTAAAGAAAGGAGTTAAGACTGCTTCTTCCTGTTTTATTGTGGATACCAAGAGTACCGAATGGGGAACAAACGGTGTATTGATTTTCTCCGATTCTGCGGTTATTCCTAATCCGACCGCTGAACAGTTAGCGGATATCGCAACAGCGGCTGCGGAAAGCTATCGTGCATTTATCGGACATGAACCTGTCGTTGCGCTTCTATCTTACTCTACAAAAGGTTCGGGCGGCGATAAGGATGAAAGCATCCTTAAAGTACGCGAAGCGGTTAAACTGCTTGACGAGCGGAAGGTTAATTTCTGCTATGACGGTGAATTGCAGCTCGATGCCGCCCTTATACCGGAAGTAACCGATAGAAAAGCTCCCGGTAGTCCTATCCGCGATAAAGTAAATACGTTGATATTCCCCGATCTTAATGCCGGAAATATCGGCTATAAGTTAGTGCAGCGTTTTGCAAAAGCCGATGCTTACGGGCCTTTTATGCAGGGCTTTGCTAAGCCGCTGTCGGATTTGTCCCGCGGCTGTTCAGTCGAGGACATTGTCGTAACGGCAGTTGTAACGCTTGTACAGGCCGATAAAAATAAATAA
- a CDS encoding SEC-C metal-binding domain-containing protein, whose translation MGSFHQSGSPMGSSSKPENVQVVRTTPKVGRNDPCPCGSGKKYKHCCGR comes from the coding sequence ATGGGCTCCTTCCATCAAAGCGGCTCCCCGATGGGCTCAAGCAGCAAACCGGAAAATGTCCAAGTGGTACGCACTACGCCTAAAGTCGGCAGAAACGATCCCTGCCCCTGCGGCTCCGGCAAAAAATACAAGCACTGCTGCGGAAGATGA
- a CDS encoding HAD family hydrolase, giving the protein MIISKIPGIEAIAFDIDGTLYPAWKLTLRAAPFFIRNIRFMQAFRKVRRILHKHSASEPDKPLPDFFKLQNELLASHLNIPAQEAGDFLEKEIYLGWQKIFLHIRPYPFAKEAVMQLKEAGFKIGILSDFPPEQKGSVWGILPLCDAALDSEALGALKPSRIPFLKLAEALNTSCERILYVGNSRAYDVAGASAAGMKTAYIANPLISVFRKKSPYADISFSNYRQFLNYVL; this is encoded by the coding sequence ATGATTATCAGTAAAATACCCGGCATTGAAGCTATTGCATTTGACATAGACGGTACGCTCTACCCTGCATGGAAACTGACATTGCGCGCTGCTCCGTTTTTTATCCGCAACATCCGCTTTATGCAAGCCTTTAGAAAAGTCCGCCGTATTTTACACAAGCATAGCGCATCGGAGCCCGATAAACCGCTGCCGGATTTTTTTAAACTGCAAAACGAACTGCTTGCAAGTCATCTTAATATCCCAGCACAAGAAGCGGGAGATTTTTTAGAGAAAGAAATATATCTGGGATGGCAAAAGATATTTTTGCATATCCGCCCTTACCCCTTTGCAAAAGAAGCGGTTATGCAGTTGAAAGAAGCGGGGTTTAAAATCGGGATTCTATCGGATTTTCCGCCCGAACAGAAAGGTTCCGTATGGGGCATTCTTCCGCTCTGCGATGCCGCGTTGGATTCCGAAGCGCTCGGCGCTCTTAAACCCTCCCGCATTCCGTTCCTTAAACTTGCGGAAGCTTTGAATACATCATGCGAACGTATCCTATATGTCGGAAACAGCAGAGCGTATGATGTTGCCGGCGCCTCCGCTGCCGGTATGAAAACCGCATATATCGCAAATCCGCTTATTTCGGTTTTCAGAAAAAAGTCTCCTTATGCGGATATTTCCTTTTCAAACTATCGTCAATTCTTAAACTATGTGTTATAA
- a CDS encoding SpiroCoCo family coiled-coil protein, protein MSMQLLTSAITLMLSLMLILFFRQTDKNSRSIEKAKKYGDRVKDEIEGFVKERTQNLRDAAIELDAKLSQAIAAVNRLDSIYNDFMKKSDVLTARSSSIDAIEKNVVGAEETIKTVMDMAALAEKNLARVSQESDFVDSLAKKITDARSELNHISKLIPEMQDSFYKQNREHLQMIEEQLTAGFNNTITAFENRVAGAQKKSEELLEVTSIQLNDLYKKAFTEASKKAQNLEDESFAKLQSQMEAQMQHYKSVLDDRSAALEAEITAGMSENKALTEKFKKDWQEEANKLESSLHSQFSAAEIAFTQRITNLEKDLDKTESDMQNTNRQLDSRLTEFETGLNTRLEKTAAKAAQSIAALSQSADTKFAEYKKQATYYYEKFDKSIAGIDKLSAEMEKAQESIKDRLLQDFGKHTYTMQEKYNGFEKHFSERANALAGRLQEITEQLTVLREESQAALSEKLHTFETDFSSELTRRSDALSGDIQKLRNDVTERLALMGSESESARKDLEDAYKQDLKARLAQTAEEYKGHFAKFKDDIAAIEEGIAKRITASDEALLAYNTQFKGMMDQTKEKAQTYMRNELSGLKLELQETMRQQSVEVENVTKEVKAWLDTVKQESGGQLDAVKTDFETWKARIDQQLADMRTTVDEKVANFAASTERAIEGISSKYNSHYKDFSVKSDEAFKLMQQKINDLNAKVQSAEEEFTTQVRGVTENFTRDAEQLTNELDKRINNATGEATHSLDNIRELVHGLRSEVEETQHDLFEKIRRDSEQLTETVEEIDKRQNAFITQTRVFDRADELKADLEQNIEKLKAEVTRFEIYRNTMDDLNLKYEKVTHLEEEATQKIARFMGERKNIEILENDFAKLSVLSDSMDKKLVELASADDELQRYQVQIRRIEESIADVNTRYDRLEKKGAVLDQTVQSIDTAFEDLKTVEKDIKSVQSKLYTIPPELQDIQEKMEYLVSNQEKADKARQQLDTIDELLGELEGRIEKLHNAREWLAGTETRLQDISKNSENQLKLLADLVKTEKPVNKTEGAPAVGTRENVLKLFRSGWTQDAIANALNLSQGEVQLILELAEK, encoded by the coding sequence ATGTCAATGCAACTTTTGACCTCTGCGATAACGCTTATGCTATCTCTCATGCTGATCCTTTTCTTCCGGCAAACGGACAAAAACAGCCGATCGATTGAAAAAGCAAAAAAATACGGCGACCGTGTTAAAGACGAAATAGAAGGTTTTGTCAAAGAACGGACACAGAATTTGCGCGATGCGGCAATAGAGCTTGACGCAAAACTTTCGCAGGCCATCGCTGCCGTCAACCGACTGGATTCCATCTATAACGATTTTATGAAAAAATCCGATGTACTGACCGCCCGTTCATCATCCATCGATGCAATAGAAAAGAACGTTGTAGGGGCGGAAGAAACCATTAAAACCGTTATGGACATGGCAGCGCTTGCGGAAAAAAACCTTGCGCGGGTCAGTCAAGAATCCGACTTTGTCGATTCGCTTGCAAAGAAAATTACGGACGCCCGAAGTGAATTGAATCATATTTCAAAACTCATACCCGAAATGCAGGACAGCTTTTACAAACAAAACCGCGAACATCTCCAGATGATTGAAGAACAGCTTACGGCCGGATTTAATAATACCATCACCGCTTTTGAAAACCGTGTTGCCGGCGCTCAGAAAAAAAGCGAAGAGCTGCTTGAAGTAACGTCAATTCAATTAAACGATTTGTACAAAAAAGCATTTACGGAGGCGAGCAAAAAAGCACAAAACCTTGAAGACGAATCTTTTGCCAAACTGCAAAGCCAAATGGAAGCGCAGATGCAGCACTACAAGTCGGTACTTGATGACCGTTCCGCCGCGCTTGAGGCGGAGATTACCGCCGGTATGTCCGAAAACAAAGCACTTACCGAAAAATTCAAAAAGGATTGGCAAGAAGAAGCAAATAAGCTTGAAAGCTCACTGCATTCTCAGTTCAGCGCAGCGGAGATCGCGTTTACGCAGCGCATCACCAATCTTGAAAAAGACTTGGATAAAACCGAGTCGGATATGCAGAATACGAACCGGCAGCTTGATTCGCGTCTCACCGAGTTTGAAACGGGATTAAATACCCGGCTCGAAAAAACGGCGGCGAAAGCGGCGCAAAGTATCGCTGCGCTTTCCCAGTCGGCGGACACAAAGTTTGCCGAATATAAAAAGCAGGCAACCTACTATTATGAAAAATTTGATAAGTCCATTGCGGGTATCGATAAGCTTTCCGCAGAAATGGAAAAGGCGCAGGAATCGATTAAAGATAGACTTTTGCAGGACTTCGGAAAACATACTTATACCATGCAGGAAAAATACAATGGTTTTGAAAAACATTTTTCAGAGCGGGCAAATGCGCTTGCAGGCCGCCTTCAGGAAATAACCGAACAGTTAACCGTGTTGCGCGAAGAATCTCAGGCAGCGCTTTCCGAAAAACTGCACACGTTTGAAACCGATTTTTCAAGCGAGCTGACCCGGCGCAGCGATGCCTTGAGCGGCGATATTCAAAAACTGCGGAATGACGTTACCGAACGGCTCGCGCTGATGGGATCGGAAAGCGAATCGGCGCGCAAAGATTTGGAAGATGCTTATAAACAAGATTTAAAGGCGCGGCTTGCGCAAACAGCCGAAGAATACAAGGGACACTTTGCTAAATTTAAAGACGATATAGCCGCAATCGAAGAAGGGATTGCCAAACGTATTACTGCAAGCGACGAAGCGCTGCTTGCGTATAACACTCAGTTCAAGGGCATGATGGATCAGACAAAGGAAAAAGCGCAAACCTACATGAGGAATGAGCTTTCCGGCCTCAAGCTTGAATTGCAGGAAACGATGCGGCAGCAGAGCGTCGAAGTTGAAAACGTTACCAAAGAGGTAAAAGCGTGGCTGGATACCGTTAAACAAGAATCCGGCGGGCAGCTGGACGCGGTTAAAACCGACTTTGAAACATGGAAGGCGCGTATCGACCAGCAGCTTGCCGATATGCGGACTACGGTTGACGAAAAAGTTGCTAACTTTGCCGCTTCGACGGAACGAGCTATCGAAGGTATCAGTTCAAAATACAATTCGCACTATAAAGACTTTAGCGTAAAAAGCGACGAAGCATTTAAACTGATGCAGCAGAAAATCAATGATCTGAATGCAAAGGTGCAGAGCGCCGAAGAAGAATTTACTACACAGGTACGCGGCGTTACCGAAAACTTTACACGCGATGCCGAACAGCTTACCAATGAGTTGGATAAACGGATAAACAATGCAACGGGAGAAGCAACTCATTCGCTGGATAACATACGCGAACTCGTGCACGGTCTCCGCTCAGAGGTGGAAGAAACCCAGCATGATTTGTTTGAAAAGATACGCCGCGATTCCGAGCAGCTGACGGAAACCGTCGAAGAAATCGATAAACGGCAAAATGCCTTTATTACGCAGACACGAGTGTTTGATCGTGCGGATGAGTTGAAGGCTGATTTGGAGCAGAATATCGAAAAACTGAAGGCGGAGGTTACCCGCTTTGAAATCTACCGTAATACAATGGATGATCTAAATCTGAAATACGAAAAAGTAACCCATCTGGAAGAGGAAGCAACCCAGAAAATCGCCCGGTTTATGGGTGAACGTAAAAATATCGAAATCTTGGAAAATGATTTTGCAAAGCTGAGTGTGCTGTCCGACTCGATGGATAAAAAGCTTGTCGAACTTGCTTCTGCCGACGACGAATTGCAGCGCTACCAAGTTCAAATTCGGCGCATTGAAGAGAGCATTGCCGATGTAAACACCCGCTACGACCGATTGGAGAAAAAGGGCGCCGTGCTCGACCAAACGGTACAAAGTATCGATACTGCTTTTGAAGATTTAAAGACTGTTGAAAAAGATATTAAGTCCGTACAGAGTAAGCTCTATACCATTCCGCCGGAACTGCAGGATATCCAAGAAAAGATGGAGTACCTTGTTTCCAATCAGGAAAAAGCGGACAAGGCGCGGCAGCAGCTTGATACCATCGATGAACTGCTTGGAGAGCTTGAAGGACGTATTGAAAAACTGCATAACGCCCGCGAATGGCTTGCCGGTACCGAAACACGCTTGCAGGACATATCCAAAAACTCCGAAAACCAGCTCAAGCTGTTGGCGGATTTGGTTAAGACTGAAAAGCCGGTCAATAAGACGGAAGGCGCACCGGCAGTCGGCACCCGCGAAAATGTATTGAAGCTCTTTAGAAGCGGATGGACGCAAGACGCGATTGCCAATGCGTTAAATCTGTCGCAGGGAGAGGTTCAGCTCATTCTTGAGCTTGCCGAAAAATAA
- the ispF gene encoding 2-C-methyl-D-erythritol 2,4-cyclodiphosphate synthase — protein MIRIGLGYDLHTLVEGRPLLLGGVHIPFEKGEAGHSDGDVLLHALADSLLGAACLGDIGELFPPNDPHWKDADSRQLLQTVWQRVQAEGWQLENADCVIAIQQPKILPHRDAIRRSIAEILSVRIDQIFVKAKTGEGVGVIGSGTAAAVWCTCLLSR, from the coding sequence ATGATACGAATTGGACTGGGCTATGACCTCCACACGCTTGTGGAAGGTAGACCGTTACTCTTAGGCGGGGTTCATATTCCCTTTGAAAAAGGTGAGGCGGGGCATTCCGACGGTGATGTATTGCTTCATGCCCTTGCGGATTCCCTCCTCGGAGCCGCCTGTCTTGGAGATATCGGCGAGCTTTTCCCGCCGAATGATCCGCACTGGAAAGATGCCGACTCCCGGCAGCTCTTACAAACGGTGTGGCAGCGGGTGCAGGCAGAAGGATGGCAACTTGAAAACGCCGACTGCGTTATTGCAATCCAGCAGCCGAAAATTCTACCGCACCGTGATGCAATCCGCCGCTCTATTGCCGAAATCCTCTCGGTAAGAATCGATCAAATTTTTGTTAAAGCAAAAACCGGCGAAGGAGTCGGCGTTATCGGCAGCGGTACGGCAGCCGCCGTGTGGTGCACCTGCCTGCTGTCCCGATAG
- a CDS encoding IspD/TarI family cytidylyltransferase, translating into MTKTISMTTNNAVLITAAGTSQRFGEKKEFFPLHSDTHTSVLSASLYAFVEAGRFSRYVITVPAGQIETAYALLTADTRLSSFFEKYRNSLHIVEGGATRQESVYKGLLPLADIGIAYILVHDGARPWVSGKVIASVLAAAEQHGAAVPAIPVTDTQKEVDETGKIIRHLRRDRLAAVQTPQGFCFDKLLYAHRQACNDGNVYTDDSEIYARYCGSVYICSGARENKKITYREDL; encoded by the coding sequence ATGACGAAGACAATTTCGATGACGACGAATAATGCCGTCCTCATCACTGCGGCCGGCACTTCTCAACGATTCGGAGAAAAAAAAGAATTTTTCCCATTACATTCCGATACGCATACATCGGTTCTATCCGCGAGCCTCTATGCCTTTGTAGAGGCAGGGCGCTTTAGCCGTTATGTCATAACCGTACCGGCGGGGCAAATCGAAACAGCTTATGCACTGTTGACTGCCGATACGCGGCTTTCCTCTTTTTTTGAAAAATACAGAAACAGTCTCCATATTGTTGAAGGCGGTGCAACCCGTCAGGAGTCGGTGTACAAAGGCTTGTTACCTCTTGCGGATATAGGCATAGCCTATATACTTGTACACGATGGAGCGCGTCCGTGGGTTTCCGGTAAGGTGATTGCGTCGGTATTGGCGGCAGCGGAACAACACGGAGCGGCTGTCCCGGCCATACCTGTAACGGACACTCAAAAAGAGGTTGACGAAACGGGAAAAATCATCCGGCATCTGCGGAGGGACAGACTTGCCGCCGTACAAACGCCGCAAGGCTTCTGCTTTGATAAGTTGCTGTACGCGCACCGCCAAGCCTGCAATGACGGCAATGTCTACACCGACGACAGCGAAATCTACGCACGGTATTGCGGCTCCGTCTACATCTGTTCCGGCGCGCGTGAAAATAAAAAAATTACCTACCGCGAAGACCTTTAA
- a CDS encoding CarD family transcriptional regulator has product MTECSFTVKERVVYPGQGVGEIVEISKKKFKDEMLTYYVIYFDESDMTVLVPAMKAAELGIRTIVSADEAQAALAFLSEKFDPIPSDWKMRYQMNLDLFKTGSILDNASIVRSLYHRSKIKELPIQERKLYDSAYRIFYDELSYALQKPKSEIEAMIHSYLEVLSKNAPAGKQEQLDDDMFDDGMSDMDDEDNFDDDE; this is encoded by the coding sequence ATGACTGAATGTTCATTTACAGTGAAAGAACGGGTTGTCTATCCCGGTCAAGGTGTCGGTGAGATCGTCGAAATAAGCAAAAAGAAATTCAAAGATGAAATGCTGACGTATTACGTCATTTATTTCGACGAATCCGATATGACGGTTCTGGTGCCTGCGATGAAGGCGGCTGAGTTAGGTATTAGAACAATTGTTTCCGCCGACGAAGCGCAAGCTGCGTTGGCATTTTTGTCCGAAAAATTTGACCCTATTCCAAGCGATTGGAAGATGCGGTATCAAATGAACCTTGATTTATTCAAAACGGGGAGCATCTTAGACAATGCCTCCATTGTCCGCTCTCTTTACCACCGTAGTAAAATCAAAGAACTTCCTATCCAAGAACGTAAATTATACGATTCCGCATACCGCATTTTTTACGATGAGTTGTCTTATGCGCTGCAAAAACCGAAATCGGAAATCGAAGCGATGATTCATTCATATCTGGAAGTTTTAAGTAAAAACGCCCCTGCCGGAAAACAAGAACAACTTGATGACGATATGTTTGACGACGGCATGAGCGATATGGATGACGAAGACAATTTCGATGACGACGAATAA